From one Rhodoferax sp. PAMC 29310 genomic stretch:
- a CDS encoding flagellar biosynthetic protein FliO: MNQTLLSVGLFVLLLAAVPFAIKWIQRRAPGGMASAKNLSLVSAVAVGPHQRVVTVETGPEGARVLLTLGVTAQSITALHVAPLGSSEKHPSVSLSNSDTRP, from the coding sequence ATGAATCAAACCCTTCTTTCGGTGGGTTTGTTTGTATTGTTGCTGGCTGCAGTGCCGTTCGCGATTAAGTGGATTCAACGGCGTGCTCCGGGCGGAATGGCGTCTGCAAAAAACCTCAGCTTGGTGTCTGCTGTTGCCGTCGGCCCACATCAGCGCGTGGTCACGGTGGAGACGGGGCCGGAGGGAGCCCGGGTGTTGCTGACCTTGGGTGTGACGGCTCAGTCCATCACCGCGTTGCACGTCGCGCCCTTGGGCTCCTCAGAAAAGCATCCATCAGTTTCTTTGTCGAATTCGGACACTCGGCCATGA